The genomic segment GGGCCGATGACTTAAGCAGGCACTAAGGATGAAGGACAGAGATCGTTTAAGGCACATTCTTCACACTTGGGTTTGCGCGACGCGCACACGCGCCGGCCATGCCAAATCAAAAGATGAGAAACCAGGGTCCAGTCCTTTTTGGGAAAAATCTCATACAGCTCCATCTCGATCTTCTCCGGATCCGTGCTCCGGGTCAGACC from the Candidatus Omnitrophota bacterium genome contains:
- a CDS encoding endonuclease III, which translates into the protein GLTRSTDPEKIEMELYEIFPKKDWTLVSHLLIWHGRRVCASRKPKCEECALNDLCPSSLVPA